From a single Solanum dulcamara chromosome 4, daSolDulc1.2, whole genome shotgun sequence genomic region:
- the LOC129887079 gene encoding uncharacterized protein LOC129887079 isoform X1 yields MAEQSRCCLQRGQYLGEISALCFLHLPPDFSSLPFLLAGTGSQILVYDLTIGKLIRSFDVFDGIRVHGVSLQAFNEDLSDSHVTFKIAVYGERRVKLFSLQIIRVSNSQIEQQACFDLTLSLVLLLPKFTHWVLDVSFLKWDGATSSNNGSDCLAIGCSDNSVHIWDMLRCSLLSTVRCSERCLLYSMRIWGNDVGSLYVASGTIFNEVLVWKVGRKAGPDVIGNPTKDPLNLTSYKDLHLPYQQYEAINICKLTGHEGSIFRLAWSADGLKLVSVSDDRSARIWTLGADGPNHIVDDSVLFGHSARIWDCCIFDSLIITAGEDCTCRVWGMDGTLLARIKEHVGRGIWRCLYDPDAALLVTAGFDSSIKVHRLQASFSNGSVGGIVEVQDSTVQKEEFALYIPNFREHVGLMNSKSEYVRCLHFSREDSLYVATNNGYLYHAKLYDAKDVKWTKLLHIGEEGPIVCMDLLSCYSNVTKDVETWVAVGNGKGTMMIANVVGDVLNPRVELTSTWSAEPERQLLGTFWCKSLGPMFLFTSDPRGTLKLWRLFNPLPSVSHDVMRRCCVSLIAEFLSCFGMRIMCLDASIENEVLVCGDIRGNLLLFPLQRDILFSMSAASEINITPLNNFRGAHGISTVCSISIASFSPTQLEIHSTGGDGCICYFEHDRSRHDLEFVGIKQVKELSTIRSAFTNADQQDDLPSGSCAIGFSSSDFIIWNLISETKVLQVTCGGWRRPHSYFLGDVPEMKNCLAYVKDGIIYVHRHWVTTNERVMYPKKIHLQFHGREIHTLCFISRDSSCSPNEKQDTSSEMIWVATGCEDGTVRLTRYASETENWSTSKLLGEHVGGSAVRSIFFVSKLHRMVLDANDMPESVNSEKWFLEDPEDCSLLISVGAKRVVTAWKQKSKMRIREGTLDTECNIKNDLHFHGLLSSASFQWISTDMPTRERNHGKQQIKKVSGTVENGGSFSSEDKRSYSETCVPDIFENDWRYLAVTAFLVQVAGTRCSVCFVVVACSDATVTLRALLLPYRLWFDVALLTPLSSPVLALRHIVVPTCPPVQGNIQFGSRYIIISGSTDGSITFWDLTDHVENFMRQLSALQIGKVLDSQKRPRTGRGSQGGRQWRLLASKVSNKTTSDEQLSEFPVSKGKPDNGCCATTVAGTDKNVQHHALQGISHSVENTHVFSPDTSTSIKEVLQKACPLHVFKDVHQSGVNCLHVSDIDGPEASDHRFKFYVLSGGDDQSLNCLRLDFSLTSMRHSSEKSTLEQNSTSTSQNVGGDVHNYQVGNHDIKFKLHDKIASAHSSAVKGVWTDGRWVFSTGLDQRIRCWHLEQRGKLTEHKHMVVSVPEPEALDARACGRNHYQIAVAGRGMQMFDFAAPDDMKGGN; encoded by the exons ATGGCGGAGCAAAGCCGTTGTTGCCTCCAGAGAGGGCAGTACCTTGGCGAAATATCTGCCCTCTGCTTTCTACACCTTCCTCCGGACTTCTCTTCACTTCCTTTTCTTCTAGCTG GAACTGGTTCACAAATTCTCGTCTATGATTTGACGATTGGGAAATTGATAAGATCATTTGATGTCTTCGACGGAATTCGTGTGCATGGAGTTTCTTTGCAGGCATTTAATGAAGACTTATCGGATTCACATGTTACTTTTAAGATTGCAGTCTATGGTGAGAGGAGAGTTAAACTTTTCAGCTTGCAAATTATAAGGGTTTCTAACTCTCAAATTGAGCAACAAGCATGTTTCGATTTAACTTTAAGTCTCGTCCTCCTGCTACCTAAGTTTACGCATTGGGTTTTGGATGTTAGCTTTTTGAAG TGGGATGGCGCTACTTCTTCAAACAATGGTAGTGATTGTCTTGCTATAGGATGCAGTGACAATTCTGTACATATCTGGGATATGTTGAGGTGTTCTCTGCTTTCCACAGTAAGATGCTCAG AAAGGTGTTTGTTGTACTCCATGAGGATTTGGGGCAATGATGTTGGATCTCTCTACGTGGCATCTGGTACAATCTTTAATGAG GTTCTTGTTTGGAAAGTGGGCCGTAAAGCTGGTCCTGATGTTATTGGAAATCCTACCAAAGACCCTTTGAATTTGACCAGTTACAAGGATCTCCATCTTCCTTATCAGCAATATGAAGCCATAAATATATGTAAATTAACTGGACATGAAGGTTCAATTTTCCGCCTTGCATGGTCAGCTGATGGACTTAAACTAGTATCTGTATCTGATGATCGCAG TGCTCGTATCTGGACACTTGGTGCTGATGGTCCCAACCACATCGTTGACGACTCAGTCTTATTTGGTCACAGTGCTAGGATTTGGGACTGCTGTATATTTGACTCT TTAATCATAACTGCTGGCGAGGATTGCACATGTCGTGTGTGGGGAATGGATGGCACACTACTTGCAAGAATCAAAGAGCATGT TGGGAGAGGGATCTGGCGCTGTCTCTATGATCCTGATGCGGCACTCCTTGTGACTGCGGGGTTTGATTCTTCAATAAAAGTACACCGGCTGCAAGCATCGTTTTCTAATGGATCAGTAGGAGGTATTGTGGAAGTACAAGACTCAACTGTCCAAAAGGAGGAATTTGCTCTTTATATTCCAAATTTTAGAGAGCATGTTGGCCTCATGAACAG CAAAAGTGAATATGTAAGATGCTTGCATTTTTCTCGGGAGGATTCTCTTTATGTTGCCACAAACAATGGATATCTGTACCATGCAAAACTATATGACGCCAAGGATGTGAAATGGACTAAACTTCTTCATATTGGGGAGGAAGGACCAATAGTTTGCATGGATTTGTTGTCATGCTATTCTAATGTTACTAAAGATGTCGAAACTTGGGTAGCTGTTGGCAATGGTAAAGGCACTATGATGATTGCCAATGTTGTTGGTGATGTCTTGAATCCTAGAGTTGAACTCACTTCTACATGGTCAGCTGAACCAGAGAGGCAACTACTTGGAACTTTTTGGTGCAAATCTTTGGGACCAAT GTTCCTCTTCACTTCTGATCCTAGAGGCACATTGAAATTATGGAGGCTGTTCAACCCTTTGCCCTCTGTTTCTCACGATGTCATGAGAAGGTGTTGTGTATCTTTAATAGCAGAATTCCTCTCATGCTTTGGGATGCGAATAATGTGCTTGGATGCATCAATAGAGAATGAG GTTCTAGTGTGCGGTGACATTCGTGGTAATCTTTTGTTATTTCCATTGCAAAGAGACATTCTATTTAGCATGTCTGCAGCTTCGGAAATAAATATAACTCCCCTCAACAACTTCAGAGGAGCTCATGGAATATCAACTGTGTGTAGCATCTCCATTGCTAGTTTTAGTCCTACACAACTTGAAATTCATTCG ACTGGAGGAGATGGGTGCATATGCTACTTTGAACATGATAGAAGTCGTCATGACTTGGAATTCGTAGGGATCAAGCAAGTGAAAGAGCTAAGTACAATACGATCAGCCTTCACTAATGCTGACCAACAAGATGATTTACCTAGCGGGAGCTGTGCGATAGGATTTTCTTCATCAGATTTTATCATATGGAATTTAATATCTGAGACAAAG GTTTTGCAAGTAACTTGTGGTGGATGGAGGCGCCCTCATTCTTATTTTCTTGGTGATGTACCAGAAATGAAAAATTGCCTTGCATATGTCAAG GATGGAATCATTTATGTTCATAGACACTGGGTGACCACTAATGAGAGGGTGATGTATCCCAAAAAAATTCATCTGCAATTCCATGGCAGGGAGATACATACCTTATGTTTTATCTCTCGAGATTCATCGTGCAGTCCAAATGAAAAACAGGATACTTCTTCTGAGATGATTTGGGTTGCAACAGGTTGTGAAGATGGGACTGTGAGATTGACAAG GTATGCTTCAGAAACTGAAAATTGGTCAACTTCCAAGCTGCTTGGTGAACATGTTGGTGGATCAGCTGTGAGATCTATATTCTTTGTCTCAAAGCTACATAGAATGGTGCTGGATGCAAATGACATGCCTGAGAGCGTTAACAGTGAAAAATGGTTCTTAGAGGACCCAGAGGATTGTTCTTTACTAATATCAGTAGGTGCAAAAAGGGTAGTAACTGCTTGGAAACAAAAAAGTAAGATGAGAATAAGGGAAGGAACCCTTGACACAGAGTGCAATATTAAAAATGATTTACATTTTCATGGTTTATTATCATCTGCATCTTTCCAGTGGATTTCTACTGATATGCCAACCAGAGAAAGAAATCATGGAAAACAACAAATCAAAAAAGTTAGTGGAACAGTCGAAAATGGCGGATCATTTTCCTCAGAAGACAAGAGAAGCTATTCAGAAACATGCGTTCCagatatatttgaaaatgattGGAGATATCTCGCAGTTACTGCTTTTCTTGTTCAGGTTGCAGGCACCAG GTGTTCAGTCTGTTTCGTAGTTGTTGCATGTTCAGACGCCACAGTTACACTACGAGCTCTTTTATTACCCTATCGACTTTG GTTTGATGTTGCTTTGTTGACTCCTTTGTCATCTCCAGTGCTTGCTTTGCGACATATCGTTGTTCCTACATGTCCCCCTGTTCAAG GCAATATTCAATTTGGAAGTCGGTATATTATTATTAGCGGATCTACTGATGGAAGTATTACCTTTTGGGATCTTACCGATCATGTTGAAAATTTTATGCGGCAATTATCAGCACTTCAAATCGGAAAAGTTCTAGACAGTCAGAAAAGGCCACGTACGGGTAGAGGAAGCCAAGGTGGACGACAGTGGAGATTGTTGGCCAGTAAAGTTTCTAATAAAACAACAAGTGATGAACAATTGTCGGAATTTCCTGTTTCAAAGGGAAAGCCGGATAATGGTTGTTGTGCAACAACTGTCGCAGGAACCGACAAAAATGTGCAACATCATGCTTTGCAAGGGATTTCCCATTCGGTAGAAAACACACATGTATTTTCTCCAGACACCTCCACTAGCATTAAGGAAGTATTACAGAAAGCATGTCCCTTGCATGTCTTCAAAGATGTTCACCAATCAGGGGTTAACTGTCTTCATGTTTCAGACATAGATGGTCCTGAAGCTTCTGATCATAGGTTTAAATTTTATGTTCTGAGTGGGGGTGATGACCAGTCACTTAACTGTCTTAGATTAGATTTCTCTCTGACATCAATGAGGCATAGTTCTGAAAAGTCAACTTTGGAGCAAAATAGCACCAGCACATCACAGAATGTAGGTGGTGATGTTCATAATTATCAAGTGGGAAATCATGATATTAAATTTAAGTTGCATGATAAAATCGCTTCAGCTCACAGCTCTGCAGTCAAAG GTGTTTGGACAGATGGTCGTTGGGTATTTTCTACTGGTCTTGATCAGCGCATCAGGTGTTGGCATCTCGAACAGCGAGGCAAATTAACTGAGCACAAACATATGGTTGTTAGTGTACCGGAGCCTGAGGCATTGGATGCTAGGGCCTGTGGAAG GAACCATTATCAGATTGCAGTCGCTGGGAGGGGAATGCAGATGTTTGATTTCGCTGCACCTGATGACATGAAGGGTGGAAATTAA
- the LOC129887079 gene encoding uncharacterized protein LOC129887079 isoform X2 gives MAEQSRCCLQRGQYLGEISALCFLHLPPDFSSLPFLLAGTGSQILVYDLTIGKLIRSFDVFDGIRVHGVSLQAFNEDLSDSHVTFKIAVYGERRVKLFSLQIIRVSNSQIEQQACFDLTLSLVLLLPKFTHWVLDVSFLKWDGATSSNNGSDCLAIGCSDNSVHIWDMLRCSLLSTVRCSERCLLYSMRIWGNDVGSLYVASGTIFNEVLVWKVGRKAGPDVIGNPTKDPLNLTSYKDLHLPYQQYEAINICKLTGHEGSIFRLAWSADGLKLVSVSDDRSAVLVSGHLVLMVPTTSLTTQSYLVTVLGFGTAVYLTLGRGIWRCLYDPDAALLVTAGFDSSIKVHRLQASFSNGSVGGIVEVQDSTVQKEEFALYIPNFREHVGLMNSKSEYVRCLHFSREDSLYVATNNGYLYHAKLYDAKDVKWTKLLHIGEEGPIVCMDLLSCYSNVTKDVETWVAVGNGKGTMMIANVVGDVLNPRVELTSTWSAEPERQLLGTFWCKSLGPMFLFTSDPRGTLKLWRLFNPLPSVSHDVMRRCCVSLIAEFLSCFGMRIMCLDASIENEVLVCGDIRGNLLLFPLQRDILFSMSAASEINITPLNNFRGAHGISTVCSISIASFSPTQLEIHSTGGDGCICYFEHDRSRHDLEFVGIKQVKELSTIRSAFTNADQQDDLPSGSCAIGFSSSDFIIWNLISETKVLQVTCGGWRRPHSYFLGDVPEMKNCLAYVKDGIIYVHRHWVTTNERVMYPKKIHLQFHGREIHTLCFISRDSSCSPNEKQDTSSEMIWVATGCEDGTVRLTRYASETENWSTSKLLGEHVGGSAVRSIFFVSKLHRMVLDANDMPESVNSEKWFLEDPEDCSLLISVGAKRVVTAWKQKSKMRIREGTLDTECNIKNDLHFHGLLSSASFQWISTDMPTRERNHGKQQIKKVSGTVENGGSFSSEDKRSYSETCVPDIFENDWRYLAVTAFLVQVAGTRCSVCFVVVACSDATVTLRALLLPYRLWFDVALLTPLSSPVLALRHIVVPTCPPVQGNIQFGSRYIIISGSTDGSITFWDLTDHVENFMRQLSALQIGKVLDSQKRPRTGRGSQGGRQWRLLASKVSNKTTSDEQLSEFPVSKGKPDNGCCATTVAGTDKNVQHHALQGISHSVENTHVFSPDTSTSIKEVLQKACPLHVFKDVHQSGVNCLHVSDIDGPEASDHRFKFYVLSGGDDQSLNCLRLDFSLTSMRHSSEKSTLEQNSTSTSQNVGGDVHNYQVGNHDIKFKLHDKIASAHSSAVKGVWTDGRWVFSTGLDQRIRCWHLEQRGKLTEHKHMVVSVPEPEALDARACGRNHYQIAVAGRGMQMFDFAAPDDMKGGN, from the exons ATGGCGGAGCAAAGCCGTTGTTGCCTCCAGAGAGGGCAGTACCTTGGCGAAATATCTGCCCTCTGCTTTCTACACCTTCCTCCGGACTTCTCTTCACTTCCTTTTCTTCTAGCTG GAACTGGTTCACAAATTCTCGTCTATGATTTGACGATTGGGAAATTGATAAGATCATTTGATGTCTTCGACGGAATTCGTGTGCATGGAGTTTCTTTGCAGGCATTTAATGAAGACTTATCGGATTCACATGTTACTTTTAAGATTGCAGTCTATGGTGAGAGGAGAGTTAAACTTTTCAGCTTGCAAATTATAAGGGTTTCTAACTCTCAAATTGAGCAACAAGCATGTTTCGATTTAACTTTAAGTCTCGTCCTCCTGCTACCTAAGTTTACGCATTGGGTTTTGGATGTTAGCTTTTTGAAG TGGGATGGCGCTACTTCTTCAAACAATGGTAGTGATTGTCTTGCTATAGGATGCAGTGACAATTCTGTACATATCTGGGATATGTTGAGGTGTTCTCTGCTTTCCACAGTAAGATGCTCAG AAAGGTGTTTGTTGTACTCCATGAGGATTTGGGGCAATGATGTTGGATCTCTCTACGTGGCATCTGGTACAATCTTTAATGAG GTTCTTGTTTGGAAAGTGGGCCGTAAAGCTGGTCCTGATGTTATTGGAAATCCTACCAAAGACCCTTTGAATTTGACCAGTTACAAGGATCTCCATCTTCCTTATCAGCAATATGAAGCCATAAATATATGTAAATTAACTGGACATGAAGGTTCAATTTTCCGCCTTGCATGGTCAGCTGATGGACTTAAACTAGTATCTGTATCTGATGATCGCAG TGCAGTGCTCGTATCTGGACACTTGGTGCTGATGGTCCCAACCACATCGTTGACGACTCAGTCTTATTTGGTCACAGTGCTAGGATTTGGGACTGCTGTATATTTGACTCT TGGGAGAGGGATCTGGCGCTGTCTCTATGATCCTGATGCGGCACTCCTTGTGACTGCGGGGTTTGATTCTTCAATAAAAGTACACCGGCTGCAAGCATCGTTTTCTAATGGATCAGTAGGAGGTATTGTGGAAGTACAAGACTCAACTGTCCAAAAGGAGGAATTTGCTCTTTATATTCCAAATTTTAGAGAGCATGTTGGCCTCATGAACAG CAAAAGTGAATATGTAAGATGCTTGCATTTTTCTCGGGAGGATTCTCTTTATGTTGCCACAAACAATGGATATCTGTACCATGCAAAACTATATGACGCCAAGGATGTGAAATGGACTAAACTTCTTCATATTGGGGAGGAAGGACCAATAGTTTGCATGGATTTGTTGTCATGCTATTCTAATGTTACTAAAGATGTCGAAACTTGGGTAGCTGTTGGCAATGGTAAAGGCACTATGATGATTGCCAATGTTGTTGGTGATGTCTTGAATCCTAGAGTTGAACTCACTTCTACATGGTCAGCTGAACCAGAGAGGCAACTACTTGGAACTTTTTGGTGCAAATCTTTGGGACCAAT GTTCCTCTTCACTTCTGATCCTAGAGGCACATTGAAATTATGGAGGCTGTTCAACCCTTTGCCCTCTGTTTCTCACGATGTCATGAGAAGGTGTTGTGTATCTTTAATAGCAGAATTCCTCTCATGCTTTGGGATGCGAATAATGTGCTTGGATGCATCAATAGAGAATGAG GTTCTAGTGTGCGGTGACATTCGTGGTAATCTTTTGTTATTTCCATTGCAAAGAGACATTCTATTTAGCATGTCTGCAGCTTCGGAAATAAATATAACTCCCCTCAACAACTTCAGAGGAGCTCATGGAATATCAACTGTGTGTAGCATCTCCATTGCTAGTTTTAGTCCTACACAACTTGAAATTCATTCG ACTGGAGGAGATGGGTGCATATGCTACTTTGAACATGATAGAAGTCGTCATGACTTGGAATTCGTAGGGATCAAGCAAGTGAAAGAGCTAAGTACAATACGATCAGCCTTCACTAATGCTGACCAACAAGATGATTTACCTAGCGGGAGCTGTGCGATAGGATTTTCTTCATCAGATTTTATCATATGGAATTTAATATCTGAGACAAAG GTTTTGCAAGTAACTTGTGGTGGATGGAGGCGCCCTCATTCTTATTTTCTTGGTGATGTACCAGAAATGAAAAATTGCCTTGCATATGTCAAG GATGGAATCATTTATGTTCATAGACACTGGGTGACCACTAATGAGAGGGTGATGTATCCCAAAAAAATTCATCTGCAATTCCATGGCAGGGAGATACATACCTTATGTTTTATCTCTCGAGATTCATCGTGCAGTCCAAATGAAAAACAGGATACTTCTTCTGAGATGATTTGGGTTGCAACAGGTTGTGAAGATGGGACTGTGAGATTGACAAG GTATGCTTCAGAAACTGAAAATTGGTCAACTTCCAAGCTGCTTGGTGAACATGTTGGTGGATCAGCTGTGAGATCTATATTCTTTGTCTCAAAGCTACATAGAATGGTGCTGGATGCAAATGACATGCCTGAGAGCGTTAACAGTGAAAAATGGTTCTTAGAGGACCCAGAGGATTGTTCTTTACTAATATCAGTAGGTGCAAAAAGGGTAGTAACTGCTTGGAAACAAAAAAGTAAGATGAGAATAAGGGAAGGAACCCTTGACACAGAGTGCAATATTAAAAATGATTTACATTTTCATGGTTTATTATCATCTGCATCTTTCCAGTGGATTTCTACTGATATGCCAACCAGAGAAAGAAATCATGGAAAACAACAAATCAAAAAAGTTAGTGGAACAGTCGAAAATGGCGGATCATTTTCCTCAGAAGACAAGAGAAGCTATTCAGAAACATGCGTTCCagatatatttgaaaatgattGGAGATATCTCGCAGTTACTGCTTTTCTTGTTCAGGTTGCAGGCACCAG GTGTTCAGTCTGTTTCGTAGTTGTTGCATGTTCAGACGCCACAGTTACACTACGAGCTCTTTTATTACCCTATCGACTTTG GTTTGATGTTGCTTTGTTGACTCCTTTGTCATCTCCAGTGCTTGCTTTGCGACATATCGTTGTTCCTACATGTCCCCCTGTTCAAG GCAATATTCAATTTGGAAGTCGGTATATTATTATTAGCGGATCTACTGATGGAAGTATTACCTTTTGGGATCTTACCGATCATGTTGAAAATTTTATGCGGCAATTATCAGCACTTCAAATCGGAAAAGTTCTAGACAGTCAGAAAAGGCCACGTACGGGTAGAGGAAGCCAAGGTGGACGACAGTGGAGATTGTTGGCCAGTAAAGTTTCTAATAAAACAACAAGTGATGAACAATTGTCGGAATTTCCTGTTTCAAAGGGAAAGCCGGATAATGGTTGTTGTGCAACAACTGTCGCAGGAACCGACAAAAATGTGCAACATCATGCTTTGCAAGGGATTTCCCATTCGGTAGAAAACACACATGTATTTTCTCCAGACACCTCCACTAGCATTAAGGAAGTATTACAGAAAGCATGTCCCTTGCATGTCTTCAAAGATGTTCACCAATCAGGGGTTAACTGTCTTCATGTTTCAGACATAGATGGTCCTGAAGCTTCTGATCATAGGTTTAAATTTTATGTTCTGAGTGGGGGTGATGACCAGTCACTTAACTGTCTTAGATTAGATTTCTCTCTGACATCAATGAGGCATAGTTCTGAAAAGTCAACTTTGGAGCAAAATAGCACCAGCACATCACAGAATGTAGGTGGTGATGTTCATAATTATCAAGTGGGAAATCATGATATTAAATTTAAGTTGCATGATAAAATCGCTTCAGCTCACAGCTCTGCAGTCAAAG GTGTTTGGACAGATGGTCGTTGGGTATTTTCTACTGGTCTTGATCAGCGCATCAGGTGTTGGCATCTCGAACAGCGAGGCAAATTAACTGAGCACAAACATATGGTTGTTAGTGTACCGGAGCCTGAGGCATTGGATGCTAGGGCCTGTGGAAG GAACCATTATCAGATTGCAGTCGCTGGGAGGGGAATGCAGATGTTTGATTTCGCTGCACCTGATGACATGAAGGGTGGAAATTAA